Proteins encoded within one genomic window of Raphanus sativus cultivar WK10039 unplaced genomic scaffold, ASM80110v3 Scaffold0314, whole genome shotgun sequence:
- the LOC130501865 gene encoding uncharacterized protein LOC130501865 isoform X2 has product MVDFDRVHDMVTDAFVAHDEDEEPNIDAKKFYEMLNAANQPLYSGCREGLSKLSLAARMMNIKTDHNLPESCMNEWADLFKEYLPEDNVSADSYYEIQKLVYSLGLPSEMIDVCIDNCMIYWGNDEKLEECRFCKKPRFKPQGRGRNRVPYQRMWYLPITDRLKRLYQSEQTAGKMRWHAEHTQTDGEMTHPSDARAWKHFNKVYPEFASNIRNVYLGLCTDGFSPFGMSGRQYSLWPVFLTPYNLPPEMCMQRELLFLTILIPGPKHPKRSLDVFLQPLIKELKDLWSTGERTYDCSTKTNFTMRAMLLWTISDFPAYGMLSGWTTHGRLACPYCNGATDAFQLKNGRKTSWFDCHRRFLPIGHPYRRNKTLFRHKRVVRDTPPPYLTGEETEKQLDYYGVLETVPRGGNWHVPPNMPDSYGVHHNWHKKSIFWELPYWKDLLLRHNLDVMHIEKNFFENIMNTILNVPGKTKDNIKSRLDLPDICSRSELHINSNGQVPVPIFRLSSEKKSVLFNWVASEVKFPDGYVSNLSRCVEKGQKFSGMKSHDCHVFMQRLLPFAFAELLPTNVHEALAGIGAFFRDLSTRTLKVEVVEQLQENIPILLCNLEKIFPPGFFDVMEHLAVHLPYEALLRGPVHYGWMYQYERAMKYLKGKAKNLAKVEGSIIAGSLTEETSHFTSYYFASKVRTRKRAPRRYDDGGVAPTYAVAGVPDIFSQIGRLGGKSKEVWWSSEEDAHSAHTYILLNCEDPLIRYFERYNKFEPFILASQADQVSYLPYPRMRESGINWLSVIKVTPRGRIISGEEPPLQEEQINEVEEPEQQIDDILLIDPHNHEYEDLTDDGTDEAVEDEFNENDDVSSDDEMYLIDVFVF; this is encoded by the exons atggtagattttgatagggttcatgatatggtaactgatgcatttgtagctcatgatgaagatgaagaacctaacatagatgcaaaaaagttttatgaaatgttaaatgcggcgaatcaaccactttacagtggttgtagagaaggtctctctaaattgtcgttggctgctagaatgatgaatattaaaactgatcacaatctacctgaaagttgcatgaatgaatgggcagacttgttcaaagagtatttgccggaagacaatgtgtctgctgattcttattatgagattcagaaactggtgtatagtcttgggttgccttcggagatgatagatgtttgcatcgacaactgcatgatctactggggaaatgatgagaagttagaagaatgtcgattctgcaagaagccacgattcaagccgcaaggacggggacgtaatagggtaccgtaccaaaggatgtggtacctaccaattacagacagattgaaaagattgtaccaatcagagcagactgctggaaagatgagatggcatgccgagcatactcagacggatggtgagatgacacatccatcagatgcaagagcctggaaacattttaacaaagtatatccggaattcgctagcaatatccggaatgtgtatctcggattatgcacagatggatttagtccattcggaatgtcagggagacaatattcattgtggccagtctttcttacgccatacaacctgccaccggagatgtgcatgcaacgggagttgctattcttgaccatattaatacctggtccgaaacatcctaaaaggtcgctggatgttttcctgcaaccactgataaaagagttgaaggatttgtggtcaacaggggagaggacgtatgactgctcaacgaagacgaatttcacgatgcgagcgatgcttttgtggaccataagtgactttcctgcctatgggatgttgtcgggatggactacacatgggagattagcttgtccatattgtaatggagcgacagatgcgtttcaactgaagaatgggaggaagacaagttggttcgattgtcatcgtagatttcttcccattggccatccgtaccgaagaaacaagacattgtttaggcacaaaagggttgtgagagacactcctcctccatatttaactggagaagaaactgaaaagcaactcgattactatggagttttggaaacagttcctcgtggtggtaattggcatgttccccctaatatgcctgattcttacggtgttcatcacaactggcacaagaagagtatattttgggagttgccatattggaaggatcttcttctgcgccacaacctcgatgtgatgcatatagagaagaatttctttgagaacatcatgaatacaatattgaatgtcccggggaagacaaaagacaacataaaatcaaggttagacttgccggatatttgctcaagaagcgagttacatataaacagcaatgggcaagttcctgttccgatattcagattgtcttcagaaaaaaagtcggtgttgttcaactgggtagcatcagaagtgaaattccccgatgggtatgtttcaaatctgtctagatgcgttgaaaagggtcaaaaATTCtctgggatgaagagtcatgactgtcatgtctttatgcaacgactacttccctttgcttttgcggagctacttcctacaaacgtacatgaagcacttgcag gcattggagcatttttcagggatctgagcacccgcacccttaaagtagaagtcgtggaacagcttcaagagaacattcccatcttattgtgcaacttggagaagatatttcctcctgggttttttgacgtaatggagcatctagctgtccaccttccatatgaggcattgcttcgtggacctgtacattacggatggatgtatcagtatgagcgagccatgaaatatttgaagggaaaagcaaagaaccttgcaaaggttgaaggttctataattgctggaagtttgacggaagaaacttctcacttcacatcgtactactttgcgtcaaaagtacgtactcggaaaagagctccaaggagatatgatgatggtggtgtcgcgccaacatacgcagttgctggtgttccagacatctttagccagattgggcgactgggtggaaaatcaaaagaggtttggtggtcgagtgaagaagacgctcatagtgcacacacctatattctacttaattgtgaggatccattgattcgttattttgaaag gtacaacaaattcgagcctttcatcttagcttcacaagcagatcaagttagctaccttccataccctcggatgagagaatcgggaataaattggttatccgtgatcaaagttacacctcgaggacgaatcataagtggagaagaaccaccattgcaagaagaacagataaatgaagtcgaggaacctgaacaacaaattgatgacattcttctcattgatccgcataatcatgagtatgaagatcttaccgacgatggcacagatgaagctgttgaagacgagtttaatgaaaatgatgatgtttctagtgatgacgaaaTGTATCtgattgatgtatttgtgttttaa
- the LOC130501866 gene encoding uncharacterized protein LOC130501866: protein MVRQRMLTAHYREIFGEPGSQLDPPGSSSGAGGSGSSDQESVPETQHFFPPIPPPMAQPQPMAQPMAQPMAQPMAQPMAPPVPPPMAPPEIPAAVHPDLMVPPTVPFSQYTVEDILGMPGRAGLPIIDPDRPDGTLWFGVDNSLATDVTETIKGYFSMAHPNWKLTPIYIRKTWFKIYAQKYHWSIGVSERVRKAFYEKAQVRLSDTVCNWKGAWIVKGYTRGKPAELTTDVWDGLIRYWKDPNSIRIANICAAARNTVDEHGNGPMLHSTGQKPHAGVRLKMAKELGRLPTLPELYERTHKNKAGQFLDGKSEQIYNNVIARVEERQTQLTQQSGDGLPVTLSTTEVDKIYEEVVPKKKGRTLGIGSVNDVPRATSSYAQRQTEEVTQLRSELGATKSRVSGLEAFIDVIASTNPEWEALLRNMKQQNPIPGESSGTHNEEDVTRRSEEFYEAMNEP, encoded by the exons atg gttcgccagcgcatgcttactgctcactacagggagatattcggtgagcctggtagtcagttagacccgccaggttcttcttcaggtgccggcggttcaggttcttcggatcaggagtctgttcccgagactcagcatttcttccctccgattcctcctccgatggctcagcctcagccgatggctcagccgatggctcagccgatggctcagccgatggctcagccgatggctcctccggtgcctcctccgatggctcctcctgagatccccgccgctgttcatcccgatctcatggtgccacctactgttcccttctcgcagtacactgtcgaggatattcttggtatgccaggcagagctggtttaccaatcatagaccccgacagacccgacgggactttatg gtttggggttgacaattcccttgcgacagatgtaaccgagacgattaaaggttacttctccatggcgcatccaaactggaaattgacgccgatctacatccgaaagacgtggttcaagatttacgct caaaagtatcattggtccatcggggtcagtgagagagtgaggaaggcgttttacgaaaaggcgcaagttcgcttgtcggacacggtttgcaactggaagggtgcctggatcgtcaaggggtacacccgtggcaaacccgctgagcttaccacggatgtttgggacggcctcatccgttactggaaggatcctaactccattaggatcgcaaacatttgtgctgccgcccgtaacacggtagacgagcacggtaacggcccgatgctacactctacgggccaaaaaccacatgccggtgtccgtttgaaaatg gccaaagagttgggacgtctcccgactcttccggaactttacgagcggacccacaaaaacaaggcgggccagtttttagatggcaagtccgagcaaatctacaacaacgtaattgctcgggttgaggagcgccagactcagctgacccagcagtccggcgacggattaccagttaccttatccacaactgaagtggataagatttacgaggag gttgtccctaagaaaaagggacgtacgttggggatcggttccgtcaatgatgtcccgagagcgacatcatcttatgctcagagacagaccgaagaagtcactcagttgcgttccgagctgggcgcgaccaaaagccgtgtgagtggactcgaagccttcatcgacgttatagcgtccacaaatccggaatgggaagctttgttgaggaacatgaaacaacaaaatcccattccaggcgagtcatcgggcacacataacgaggaggatgttacgaggaggagcgaggaattctacgaggcgatgaacgagccttag
- the LOC130501865 gene encoding uncharacterized protein LOC130501865 isoform X1, with product MVDFDRVHDMVTDAFVAHDEDEEPNIDAKKFYEMLNAANQPLYSGCREGLSKLSLAARMMNIKTDHNLPESCMNEWADLFKEYLPEDNVSADSYYEIQKLVYSLGLPSEMIDVCIDNCMIYWGNDEKLEECRFCKKPRFKPQGRGRNRVPYQRMWYLPITDRLKRLYQSEQTAGKMRWHAEHTQTDGEMTHPSDARAWKHFNKVYPEFASNIRNVYLGLCTDGFSPFGMSGRQYSLWPVFLTPYNLPPEMCMQRELLFLTILIPGPKHPKRSLDVFLQPLIKELKDLWSTGERTYDCSTKTNFTMRAMLLWTISDFPAYGMLSGWTTHGRLACPYCNGATDAFQLKNGRKTSWFDCHRRFLPIGHPYRRNKTLFRHKRVVRDTPPPYLTGEETEKQLDYYGVLETVPRGGNWHVPPNMPDSYGVHHNWHKKSIFWELPYWKDLLLRHNLDVMHIEKNFFENIMNTILNVPGKTKDNIKSRLDLPDICSRSELHINSNGQVPVPIFRLSSEKKSVLFNWVASEVKFPDGYVSNLSRCVEKGQKFSGMKSHDCHVFMQRLLPFAFAELLPTNVHEALAGIGAFFRDLSTRTLKVEVVEQLQENIPILLCNLEKIFPPGFFDVMEHLAVHLPYEALLRGPVHYGWMYQYERAMKYLKGKAKNLAKVEGSIIAGSLTEETSHFTSYYFASKVRTRKRAPRRYDDGGVAPTYAVAGVPDIFSQIGRLGGKSKEVWWSSEEDAHSAHTYILLNCEDPLIRYFESLFVSQVEETFPGISTTDVDKRKDQHFIKWLKSQVDFDDDADYPKWLHEVIQSPHVKITTSQMYFTRGYTFHTYEYGRQRATSNYGICVKGETDFYGILTEIIEVEFPGILKLKCVLFKCEWFDPVVNRGVRFNKFGVVDVNGGRRYNKFEPFILASQADQVSYLPYPRMRESGINWLSVIKVTPRGRIISGEEPPLQEEQINEVEEPEQQIDDILLIDPHNHEYEDLTDDGTDEAVEDEFNENDDVSSDDEMYLIDVFVF from the exons atggtagattttgatagggttcatgatatggtaactgatgcatttgtagctcatgatgaagatgaagaacctaacatagatgcaaaaaagttttatgaaatgttaaatgcggcgaatcaaccactttacagtggttgtagagaaggtctctctaaattgtcgttggctgctagaatgatgaatattaaaactgatcacaatctacctgaaagttgcatgaatgaatgggcagacttgttcaaagagtatttgccggaagacaatgtgtctgctgattcttattatgagattcagaaactggtgtatagtcttgggttgccttcggagatgatagatgtttgcatcgacaactgcatgatctactggggaaatgatgagaagttagaagaatgtcgattctgcaagaagccacgattcaagccgcaaggacggggacgtaatagggtaccgtaccaaaggatgtggtacctaccaattacagacagattgaaaagattgtaccaatcagagcagactgctggaaagatgagatggcatgccgagcatactcagacggatggtgagatgacacatccatcagatgcaagagcctggaaacattttaacaaagtatatccggaattcgctagcaatatccggaatgtgtatctcggattatgcacagatggatttagtccattcggaatgtcagggagacaatattcattgtggccagtctttcttacgccatacaacctgccaccggagatgtgcatgcaacgggagttgctattcttgaccatattaatacctggtccgaaacatcctaaaaggtcgctggatgttttcctgcaaccactgataaaagagttgaaggatttgtggtcaacaggggagaggacgtatgactgctcaacgaagacgaatttcacgatgcgagcgatgcttttgtggaccataagtgactttcctgcctatgggatgttgtcgggatggactacacatgggagattagcttgtccatattgtaatggagcgacagatgcgtttcaactgaagaatgggaggaagacaagttggttcgattgtcatcgtagatttcttcccattggccatccgtaccgaagaaacaagacattgtttaggcacaaaagggttgtgagagacactcctcctccatatttaactggagaagaaactgaaaagcaactcgattactatggagttttggaaacagttcctcgtggtggtaattggcatgttccccctaatatgcctgattcttacggtgttcatcacaactggcacaagaagagtatattttgggagttgccatattggaaggatcttcttctgcgccacaacctcgatgtgatgcatatagagaagaatttctttgagaacatcatgaatacaatattgaatgtcccggggaagacaaaagacaacataaaatcaaggttagacttgccggatatttgctcaagaagcgagttacatataaacagcaatgggcaagttcctgttccgatattcagattgtcttcagaaaaaaagtcggtgttgttcaactgggtagcatcagaagtgaaattccccgatgggtatgtttcaaatctgtctagatgcgttgaaaagggtcaaaaATTCtctgggatgaagagtcatgactgtcatgtctttatgcaacgactacttccctttgcttttgcggagctacttcctacaaacgtacatgaagcacttgcag gcattggagcatttttcagggatctgagcacccgcacccttaaagtagaagtcgtggaacagcttcaagagaacattcccatcttattgtgcaacttggagaagatatttcctcctgggttttttgacgtaatggagcatctagctgtccaccttccatatgaggcattgcttcgtggacctgtacattacggatggatgtatcagtatgagcgagccatgaaatatttgaagggaaaagcaaagaaccttgcaaaggttgaaggttctataattgctggaagtttgacggaagaaacttctcacttcacatcgtactactttgcgtcaaaagtacgtactcggaaaagagctccaaggagatatgatgatggtggtgtcgcgccaacatacgcagttgctggtgttccagacatctttagccagattgggcgactgggtggaaaatcaaaagaggtttggtggtcgagtgaagaagacgctcatagtgcacacacctatattctacttaattgtgaggatccattgattcgttattttgaaag cctatttgtttcacaagtcgaagaaacattccctggtatatccacaactgacgtagacaaaaggaaagatcaacactttataaaatggttgaagagtcag gttgattttgacgacgatgcagattatcctaagtggttacatgaagtaattcaatctccacatgtaaagATCACCACTTCacagatgtatttcacacgaggctatacttttcacacatatgagtatggtagacagcgggcaaccagtaactatggaatatgtgtgaaaggggaaaccgatttctacggtatcttgacagagattatcgaagtggaatttccagggatattgaagctgaaatgcgtcctcttcaaatgtgagtggttcgaccccgtcgtcaacagaggtgttcggtttaacaaattcggtgtagttgatgtcaatggtggaagaag gtacaacaaattcgagcctttcatcttagcttcacaagcagatcaagttagctaccttccataccctcggatgagagaatcgggaataaattggttatccgtgatcaaagttacacctcgaggacgaatcataagtggagaagaaccaccattgcaagaagaacagataaatgaagtcgaggaacctgaacaacaaattgatgacattcttctcattgatccgcataatcatgagtatgaagatcttaccgacgatggcacagatgaagctgttgaagacgagtttaatgaaaatgatgatgtttctagtgatgacgaaaTGTATCtgattgatgtatttgtgttttaa